A region from the Solibacillus sp. FSL H8-0523 genome encodes:
- a CDS encoding pirin-like C-terminal cupin domain-containing protein, translating into MLAGNLGTVTHLENPMPVNIYEGTITGEFELPIAKGYNSYFYVLVGSGVVSEEAVDTFDLTHFEETTDAKIVHITANESMRFLFISGEPIKAPVVVRGRFQQVFLGYEHGVIVPNQPK; encoded by the coding sequence ATGTTAGCAGGGAATTTAGGAACGGTCACGCATCTCGAAAATCCAATGCCTGTTAATATTTACGAAGGTACAATAACGGGTGAATTTGAGCTGCCGATTGCAAAAGGCTATAACAGTTACTTTTATGTATTAGTAGGGTCTGGGGTAGTAAGCGAGGAAGCAGTCGACACATTTGATTTGACGCATTTTGAAGAAACAACTGATGCAAAGATAGTTCACATTACAGCAAATGAATCGATGCGCTTTTTATTCATTTCCGGGGAGCCGATTAAAGCACCTGTTGTCGTACGTGGGCGGTTTCAACAAGTATTTTTAGGTTATGAACACGGGGTAATTGTACCAAACCAACCAAAATAA
- a CDS encoding sulfate permease — translation MSIKDFFAGIFFIGIAGYFTFELVSDMSLLFTDSTTLWQYFIAFFRIALIIFLFNLGLTFIKKFFVGNTVQKR, via the coding sequence ATGAGTATTAAAGATTTCTTTGCAGGTATATTTTTTATTGGGATTGCAGGTTATTTTACGTTTGAACTCGTGAGTGATATGTCACTGTTATTTACGGATTCCACAACGCTGTGGCAATATTTCATCGCGTTCTTCCGCATCGCACTCATTATTTTTCTCTTCAATTTAGGCTTGACGTTTATTAAGAAATTCTTTGTAGGGAACACCGTTCAAAAACGTTAA
- the trpA gene encoding tryptophan synthase subunit alpha encodes MTLQQQLENVLQAGNKAFVPYIMAGDGGLATLKPTILKLQQLGVSAIEVGIPFTDPVADGPVIEQAGERALKSGVTLKKVIAQLTSFADEITIPLVVMTYLNPILAYGIDAFARDARLAGVKGLIVPDMPYEERDVIHPALKQQDIALVQLVSLTSPPERVKKLAEASEGFIYAVTVNGITGERASFASQLAEHFASLKQVSTIPVLAGFGISTPEHVKSFGDIADGVIVGSKIVTALLEDDWATIEALVQATKQVGSI; translated from the coding sequence ATGACATTACAACAACAATTAGAAAACGTCTTGCAAGCTGGCAACAAAGCATTCGTCCCGTACATTATGGCGGGTGACGGTGGACTGGCAACATTAAAGCCAACGATTTTAAAATTACAGCAATTAGGCGTTTCCGCAATTGAAGTCGGCATTCCGTTTACAGATCCGGTTGCAGATGGCCCAGTTATTGAACAAGCTGGTGAACGTGCATTAAAAAGTGGCGTTACGTTAAAAAAAGTCATCGCGCAGTTAACAAGCTTCGCCGATGAAATTACGATACCGCTTGTCGTGATGACCTACTTAAATCCGATTTTAGCGTATGGCATTGATGCGTTTGCACGTGATGCGCGCCTTGCTGGGGTTAAAGGCTTAATCGTACCGGATATGCCATATGAGGAACGTGACGTCATTCACCCTGCTCTAAAACAGCAAGATATCGCACTTGTGCAGCTCGTGTCATTAACGAGCCCTCCAGAGCGTGTAAAAAAATTAGCTGAAGCAAGTGAAGGCTTTATTTATGCGGTGACGGTAAACGGTATTACTGGGGAACGTGCAAGCTTTGCCTCACAGCTTGCCGAGCACTTTGCAAGTTTAAAACAAGTAAGCACCATTCCGGTATTAGCAGGCTTTGGAATTTCAACACCAGAGCATGTGAAAAGCTTTGGCGACATTGCCGACGGAGTGATTGTTGGCAGTAAAATCGTAACGGCACTTCTTGAAGATGATTGGGCAACAATTGAAGCGCTCGTACAAGCAACAAAGCAAGTTGGGTCGATTTAA
- the trpB gene encoding tryptophan synthase subunit beta — translation MTVLKGRFGQFGGQFVPETLMTPLAELEAAYEEAKNDPSFQEELNYYLKQYVGRETPLYYAERLSAKMGGAKIYLKREDLNHTGAHKINNAIGQALLAKRMGKKKIVAETGAGQHGVATATACALLDMECIVYMGAEDVRRQQLNVFRMELLGTKVVAVEKGSATLKDAVNEALRHWVTHVDDTHYILGSALGPHPFPTIVRDFQRVIGDETRAQILQQEGRLPDTIIACIGGGSNAIGMFYPFVADTDVALYGIEAAGAGVDTDKHAAAIHVGKTGVLHGALMYLLQDDNGFVQEAHSISAGLDYPGVGPEHCHLHESGRAQYPSVTDSQALEGVKLLCETEGILPALESAHAIYYAAEFAKTRPQDEIIVVCLSGRGDKDVHTLMDKLGGDHV, via the coding sequence ATGACAGTATTAAAAGGACGCTTCGGACAGTTCGGTGGACAATTTGTCCCGGAAACATTAATGACCCCATTAGCCGAATTAGAAGCAGCATATGAAGAAGCAAAAAATGATCCCAGCTTTCAAGAAGAGCTGAATTATTACTTAAAGCAATACGTTGGCCGGGAAACACCACTTTATTACGCAGAACGTTTAAGCGCGAAAATGGGCGGTGCGAAAATTTACTTAAAGCGTGAAGACTTAAACCATACCGGTGCACATAAAATTAATAACGCAATCGGTCAGGCCCTACTTGCGAAGCGCATGGGGAAAAAGAAAATCGTTGCCGAAACAGGTGCAGGACAGCACGGGGTTGCTACAGCAACGGCTTGTGCATTACTTGATATGGAATGCATTGTCTATATGGGCGCAGAAGATGTACGCCGTCAGCAGCTCAACGTATTTCGTATGGAGCTCCTTGGTACAAAGGTAGTTGCCGTGGAAAAAGGCTCTGCTACGTTAAAAGATGCCGTAAACGAAGCACTACGCCACTGGGTAACACATGTGGACGATACGCATTATATTTTAGGCTCGGCACTTGGCCCTCACCCATTCCCAACGATTGTGCGTGATTTCCAGCGTGTCATTGGTGATGAGACACGTGCTCAAATTTTACAACAAGAAGGTCGCCTGCCGGATACAATCATCGCCTGCATCGGCGGTGGTAGTAACGCAATCGGCATGTTCTATCCGTTCGTAGCAGATACAGACGTCGCACTTTACGGCATTGAAGCAGCGGGTGCAGGTGTTGATACCGACAAGCATGCCGCAGCTATTCATGTCGGAAAAACGGGTGTACTTCACGGGGCGCTTATGTATTTATTACAAGATGACAACGGCTTCGTACAGGAAGCACATTCGATTTCAGCGGGGCTTGATTACCCAGGTGTTGGCCCAGAGCACTGTCATTTACATGAATCAGGCCGTGCGCAGTACCCTTCTGTTACTGACAGCCAAGCACTAGAAGGTGTGAAATTACTATGTGAAACGGAAGGCATTTTACCGGCATTAGAAAGTGCACATGCCATTTACTATGCAGCGGAATTTGCAAAAACACGTCCGCAAGATGAAATCATTGTCGTGTGCTTATCAGGCCGCGGGGATAAGGACGTACACACATTAATGGACAAGCTCGGAGGTGACCACGTATGA
- a CDS encoding phosphoribosylanthranilate isomerase, with protein MTKVKICGLKEVEHVESAVAAGADFIGLMFAPSKRRITVEQAVELVAHIPANVKKVGVFVNEDAETIKQIASQVGLDYIQYHGDESAEEIKAIGLPAIKAFSIRTQADVERAATYDVDYYLFDAPGSDFRGGSGHSFDWTLLDDVSILLDKVILAGGLTEENVGIAIMLVEPFAVDVSSGVEVDGRKSSDKIKSFVERAKGELIL; from the coding sequence ATGACAAAAGTAAAAATTTGCGGATTAAAAGAAGTCGAGCATGTTGAGTCAGCAGTCGCGGCAGGAGCGGACTTTATTGGACTCATGTTTGCACCGAGTAAGCGCCGGATTACGGTAGAACAGGCCGTTGAACTCGTAGCACATATCCCAGCAAACGTGAAAAAAGTTGGCGTGTTTGTCAACGAAGATGCCGAAACGATTAAACAAATCGCCTCACAAGTAGGATTAGATTATATTCAATACCACGGTGATGAATCTGCTGAGGAAATTAAAGCAATTGGTCTTCCTGCGATTAAAGCCTTTTCGATTCGCACACAAGCAGATGTAGAGCGTGCGGCGACTTATGACGTCGATTACTATTTATTTGATGCACCTGGAAGTGATTTCCGCGGTGGTAGTGGCCACTCTTTCGATTGGACTCTATTAGATGACGTCAGTATTTTATTAGATAAAGTCATTTTAGCTGGTGGCTTAACCGAAGAAAACGTTGGCATTGCGATTATGTTAGTAGAGCCGTTTGCCGTCGATGTTTCGAGCGGTGTTGAGGTAGATGGACGTAAAAGTTCGGACAAAATTAAAAGTTTCGTGGAACGCGCGAAAGGAGAACTGATTTTATGA
- the trpC gene encoding indole-3-glycerol phosphate synthase TrpC, whose protein sequence is MTILNKIIEQKKSELPGLLANAPSFPSITKVRPSLYETLRSTNTLQVISEMKRASPSQGDIATHIDPVEQATQYELAGAACISVLTEQAFFKGSFDDLNAVAQAVNIPVLCKDFIIHEVQLDYAKAAGASVVLLIVAALTDEALQALHTYATNLGLEVLVEVHDVEELQRAVAIDAKIIGVNNRNLKTFEVSLETTRDIATHVPSSTIAFISESGIWNEDDARYVAEAGAKGVLVGESLMRSGDVQAALKALKIELSAKVGEQ, encoded by the coding sequence ATGACCATTTTAAATAAAATTATCGAACAAAAAAAATCAGAACTTCCAGGGCTACTTGCCAATGCACCAAGCTTTCCAAGTATTACAAAAGTGCGCCCTTCCCTATACGAAACATTACGCAGTACGAACACGTTACAAGTCATTTCTGAAATGAAACGTGCCTCCCCTTCTCAAGGGGATATTGCGACACATATCGATCCTGTTGAGCAAGCGACGCAATACGAGTTAGCCGGAGCTGCCTGCATTTCGGTGTTGACAGAACAAGCCTTTTTCAAGGGAAGCTTCGATGATTTAAATGCTGTTGCACAAGCGGTCAATATCCCTGTTTTGTGTAAGGACTTCATCATTCATGAAGTCCAGCTGGATTATGCGAAAGCGGCTGGGGCCTCTGTTGTGTTACTTATTGTAGCGGCGTTAACCGATGAAGCGTTACAAGCGCTTCATACGTATGCCACAAACCTTGGCTTAGAAGTACTTGTTGAGGTACATGACGTGGAAGAATTACAGCGTGCCGTAGCGATTGATGCAAAGATTATTGGCGTAAACAATCGAAATTTAAAAACATTTGAGGTGTCACTTGAAACGACACGTGACATTGCGACACACGTTCCCTCGTCAACAATCGCGTTTATTAGCGAAAGCGGGATTTGGAATGAAGACGATGCGCGTTATGTTGCCGAAGCAGGTGCAAAAGGTGTATTAGTTGGCGAATCACTCATGCGTAGTGGCGATGTACAAGCGGCATTAAAAGCACTAAAAATCGAACTTTCAGCAAAGGTTGGCGAACAATGA
- the trpD gene encoding anthranilate phosphoribosyltransferase translates to MSLLPYIEQLARREHLIFDEMQQAAEIIFNEQTPKEHIASFLIAMNDKGVTAHEVAGLAHVMKSHAVAVDAPEGIYIDNCGTGGDGLQSFNISTTSAFVLAGGGILVAKHGNRKISSASGSSDVLEALGITLLPNTAQTTELLQTHGIAFLHAPNMHPKLKRIGEVRQALGVPTIFNLVGPLTNPVPLKTQFVGINRPNFTTDYAEVLHMLGRERAIVVSGSQGMDEASLAGENTFVLLDRGDIIPFKLRAEDVGLTQQPLSAIRGGTPQENAIIMRDLLKGKQSVYFDTVVLNAGIGFFAYGLADTMKEGIELAKDSILSGRALEKLENVVAYSQQVAEEESLT, encoded by the coding sequence ATGTCTTTACTTCCATATATCGAGCAACTTGCGCGCCGTGAGCATTTAATTTTCGACGAAATGCAGCAAGCCGCAGAAATCATATTTAACGAACAAACACCAAAAGAACACATTGCTTCCTTTTTAATAGCGATGAACGATAAAGGTGTCACGGCCCATGAAGTGGCCGGCTTAGCGCATGTCATGAAGTCGCACGCAGTCGCAGTCGATGCACCAGAAGGGATTTACATCGACAACTGCGGTACAGGTGGTGACGGTTTACAAAGCTTCAATATTAGTACAACGTCGGCTTTCGTACTAGCAGGTGGCGGGATTTTAGTGGCAAAACACGGCAATCGTAAAATTTCGAGTGCTTCAGGGAGCTCAGATGTGTTAGAAGCACTTGGCATTACGCTGTTACCGAACACTGCGCAAACGACCGAGCTTTTACAAACACACGGCATTGCCTTTTTACATGCGCCGAATATGCACCCAAAACTCAAGCGCATCGGCGAAGTTCGACAAGCACTCGGTGTGCCAACGATTTTCAATTTAGTCGGACCGCTGACAAATCCGGTGCCACTTAAAACACAATTCGTCGGCATTAACCGACCAAATTTCACAACGGATTACGCTGAGGTGCTCCATATGCTAGGTCGCGAGCGCGCGATTGTCGTATCGGGTTCTCAAGGAATGGACGAAGCGTCACTAGCCGGTGAAAATACATTCGTGTTACTCGACCGTGGCGACATTATTCCGTTTAAATTACGCGCTGAGGATGTTGGCTTAACACAGCAGCCCCTCTCCGCGATTCGTGGCGGGACCCCTCAAGAAAACGCGATAATTATGCGCGATCTATTAAAAGGGAAACAAAGCGTGTATTTCGATACGGTTGTGTTAAATGCAGGCATTGGCTTTTTTGCATACGGCCTAGCCGACACGATGAAAGAAGGCATCGAGCTTGCAAAAGACAGCATTCTTTCAGGTCGTGCACTTGAAAAGCTAGAAAATGTGGTGGCTTATAGTCAACAAGTCGCTGAGGAGGAATCGTTAACATGA
- a CDS encoding metal ABC transporter ATP-binding protein, with protein MSIKQRFRTSMKKVNGDLLTPISIFQRLHGERKFLLESSMKYEGHGRYSFIGTSPRKTYRGEQEQLIDTSHLTNKHYTYEGELISLLKQVMPRITSHTEYPFTGGGIGYINALTNDLPELEFHVYDTLIIFDHLTDEIAVFHTNIEAEEVTPNIDAFIEELFANQTPQETTYALHTPELQQDGVYGATFSGDAFALYRKLRIEHAAPYMYYIDFDDCTVVGTSENNYLQVRDGTLSATDQAPSIERFCQGTSQTVNTIQHGNLNPTLHAIDVVKALKPAQGLIGYIGFNGQVDFTTPENIITITGNRAHIRTNQAGVPFEALMKG; from the coding sequence ATGTCCATTAAACAGCGTTTTCGTACGTCCATGAAAAAGGTCAACGGAGATTTATTAACACCAATTTCAATTTTCCAACGCTTACACGGTGAGCGAAAATTTTTATTAGAAAGCTCAATGAAATATGAAGGGCACGGACGCTATTCGTTTATTGGCACTAGTCCTCGAAAAACGTATCGTGGCGAACAAGAACAACTAATCGATACGTCGCATTTAACAAACAAACACTATACCTATGAAGGCGAGCTCATTTCCTTATTAAAACAAGTGATGCCGCGCATTACTTCCCATACAGAATATCCGTTTACAGGTGGTGGCATTGGCTACATCAATGCGCTGACAAACGATTTACCCGAGCTTGAGTTCCATGTGTATGACACGCTCATCATTTTTGATCATTTAACCGATGAAATCGCAGTGTTCCATACAAATATTGAAGCAGAAGAAGTCACGCCTAATATCGATGCATTTATCGAAGAATTGTTTGCGAATCAGACACCACAAGAAACAACGTATGCGCTCCACACACCCGAGCTTCAGCAAGACGGTGTGTACGGGGCAACATTCTCAGGTGATGCGTTTGCACTGTATCGTAAACTGCGCATCGAACACGCAGCACCATATATGTACTACATCGATTTTGATGATTGCACCGTTGTTGGTACATCGGAAAACAACTATTTACAAGTTCGAGATGGTACCCTATCAGCAACTGACCAGGCTCCTTCAATTGAACGTTTTTGCCAAGGTACTAGCCAAACTGTAAATACCATTCAACACGGTAATTTAAATCCAACGCTCCATGCGATTGATGTCGTAAAAGCGCTGAAGCCAGCACAAGGATTAATCGGCTATATCGGCTTTAATGGCCAGGTCGATTTCACAACACCCGAAAATATAATCACGATTACAGGTAACCGTGCACATATTCGTACAAATCAAGCAGGCGTGCCCTTTGAGGCGCTGATGAAAGGATGA
- a CDS encoding QueT transporter family protein: MKVKFMATTGIIAALYIAVTMLVAPFGFTEVQFRVSEMFNHLVAFNPRFAGGIILGVFIANLFSPLGWYDLVFGVTHSIVTIGLFLLICKFVKNIIARLVINTLLFTFTMFIIAFELNLALELPFFWTWLTVAAGEFVVLAVGAPIMYTLNKRLDFKKLL, from the coding sequence ATGAAAGTCAAATTTATGGCAACGACTGGTATTATTGCAGCATTATATATTGCTGTCACAATGCTCGTTGCACCGTTCGGATTTACGGAGGTCCAATTCCGTGTTTCTGAAATGTTTAATCATTTAGTGGCATTTAATCCACGCTTTGCAGGTGGTATTATTTTAGGGGTATTCATTGCGAATCTATTCTCGCCGCTTGGCTGGTATGACTTAGTGTTTGGGGTAACTCACTCTATTGTCACAATCGGTCTGTTTCTTTTAATCTGCAAATTTGTGAAAAACATTATCGCGCGTCTTGTCATTAATACACTGCTGTTTACTTTTACGATGTTCATCATCGCCTTTGAGTTAAATTTAGCATTAGAGTTGCCGTTCTTCTGGACATGGCTAACCGTTGCTGCGGGCGAATTCGTCGTATTAGCTGTCGGCGCACCGATTATGTACACATTAAATAAACGTCTTGATTTTAAAAAATTACTATAG
- a CDS encoding methyl-accepting chemotaxis protein, whose amino-acid sequence MSIIEALATSVPYIHMAMKGEAIVAVVDKETEIVMKYLAGKRVDSGYKDGQKINPNDSNVYIAFSGRNADVVIPKDVYGVPINAFSFPIREGNRVVGALAFGLPIDNEVELEHYMEDMERIINNLQDNVHTLASHSEQLAATSEEIDKQTQVALDDAEKSNGVTSLIKSISRQTNLLGLNASIEAARAGQHGAGFNIVAQEVRKLSFETSTATENIEKSLHNINTNLTQLKQNMGQVNSATGEQAKLIQDFSEIIEELSGLSKEMKTFMHKALQ is encoded by the coding sequence ATGAGTATTATTGAAGCGTTAGCAACATCCGTTCCGTACATCCATATGGCAATGAAAGGTGAAGCCATTGTAGCTGTTGTCGATAAAGAAACAGAAATTGTGATGAAATATTTAGCAGGCAAGCGTGTCGATTCAGGTTATAAGGATGGTCAAAAGATAAATCCGAATGATTCGAACGTATATATTGCATTTAGCGGTAGAAATGCAGATGTCGTCATTCCAAAAGATGTATACGGCGTGCCGATTAATGCTTTTTCATTTCCAATTCGAGAAGGCAATCGTGTCGTTGGTGCATTAGCGTTCGGTTTACCAATCGATAACGAAGTGGAATTAGAGCATTATATGGAAGATATGGAGCGCATCATTAATAATCTACAAGATAATGTACATACACTGGCATCGCATTCTGAGCAGCTTGCCGCAACAAGTGAAGAGATCGACAAGCAAACACAAGTAGCACTGGATGATGCAGAAAAATCAAATGGTGTAACATCATTAATAAAAAGTATTTCACGTCAAACAAACTTACTTGGCTTGAATGCCTCAATCGAAGCAGCACGCGCGGGTCAGCATGGCGCTGGCTTTAATATCGTTGCACAAGAGGTTCGTAAATTATCATTTGAAACATCAACAGCAACAGAAAATATCGAAAAATCACTCCATAATATCAACACCAACCTAACGCAATTAAAGCAAAACATGGGGCAAGTTAATTCAGCAACAGGCGAACAAGCGAAGCTCATTCAAGACTTCAGCGAAATTATTGAAGAGTTAAGTGGCTTAAGTAAAGAAATGAAAACATTTATGCATAAGGCATTGCAATAA
- a CDS encoding ABC transporter substrate-binding protein, which translates to MKRNLLKLSFVLFGLLFVLAACGTEEKDSSTNDTANSGAGETAQTEDKTFKIGTTQIVEHPSLDAAKDGFKQAIKDAGIDAEYVDKSANNDNSNNMTIAQQLVSENVDLIFANSTPSAQAAKSATADIPIIFTSVTDAVGAELIDTMAAPGANVTGTIDLHPDTMPKSVAFLKELGAKNVGMIYNAGEQNSVTQIAAVKEIAAKEGVTILDTAVSASSEVRQAAESLIGKVDAFYVVTDNTVVSALESVVDVANTNTLPLIVGELDSVARGGLAAYGFDYYDIGYEAGQMAAQILLEGKSPAEMPAAYPANLKLVINKAVADSLGLEVKPEWGAEIQ; encoded by the coding sequence ATGAAACGTAATTTACTGAAGCTATCATTCGTATTATTCGGGCTTCTGTTCGTATTAGCTGCATGTGGTACGGAAGAGAAAGACTCTTCAACAAACGACACAGCAAATAGTGGCGCTGGAGAAACAGCACAAACAGAAGATAAAACTTTTAAAATCGGGACAACACAAATCGTCGAACACCCATCTTTAGATGCAGCAAAGGACGGCTTTAAACAAGCAATTAAAGACGCGGGAATCGACGCAGAGTATGTCGATAAATCAGCAAATAATGATAACAGTAACAACATGACAATCGCACAACAATTAGTAAGCGAAAACGTCGATTTAATTTTCGCGAATTCAACACCATCTGCACAGGCTGCAAAAAGTGCAACAGCGGATATTCCAATTATCTTTACATCTGTAACAGATGCAGTCGGTGCCGAGCTGATTGACACCATGGCAGCACCAGGTGCGAACGTAACAGGTACAATCGATTTACACCCAGACACAATGCCAAAATCAGTGGCATTCTTAAAAGAGTTAGGCGCAAAGAATGTCGGGATGATTTACAACGCGGGTGAACAAAACTCAGTAACACAAATCGCAGCAGTTAAAGAAATCGCAGCAAAAGAAGGCGTAACAATCCTTGATACAGCAGTATCAGCTTCTTCAGAAGTACGTCAAGCGGCTGAATCATTAATCGGTAAAGTCGATGCTTTCTATGTTGTAACAGATAACACAGTTGTTTCAGCATTAGAATCAGTAGTTGATGTAGCCAATACCAACACATTACCATTAATCGTTGGGGAATTAGATTCTGTAGCGCGCGGTGGTTTAGCAGCTTATGGTTTCGACTACTACGATATTGGTTACGAAGCAGGTCAAATGGCCGCACAAATTTTATTAGAAGGTAAATCACCTGCTGAAATGCCAGCAGCTTACCCAGCTAACTTAAAATTAGTGATCAATAAAGCAGTGGCAGACAGCTTAGGTTTAGAAGTGAAACCAGAGTGGGGCGCTGAAATACAATAA